ATCAAAGATACCGACTTAGGAATACACCATGaactttttttgcttttgtttgaCAACTGTTAGTCCAAATAACGTATAATAgttgtatattaatttttttagaatacCATGAACACTTATTGTACTTGTCAAGTCTAGAAATCAGTATTTTGGAAAAGTCGTACACTTTTTAACTTATTACAcaaaaagaatttaattttgaaattattctaaatacgATTTGGTTAATTGTTGAACAAAACACTACCATTTCAAGAAATATCTATTCATGATTGTTGCATAATTTATGTTAATTCATCTATTGTATATTATTATTCTCtacttatatttcaatatatataactatatatttacTGTCATcctgaacttttaatttttgaattactTGAATAGTATTATGTAAAGTTGTTGCTTGTATCCAATCGTACTGTTAATTTAggcaataaaataataactagCAGCTTATTTTAGACATGATCAAAGTACTGTTTGAAGGCCTGACCTGGTCCACACAAACGAGGCTGGAAAATTTAGGTTTGTAAAATGCATGAGAAAGTCCGGtaaattcaaaatgaagtgCTCAAAAACTGTTTAAGGATAATGCAATCTATCAGAacaaaaaacaactgtcatttatatttttcactGCAGATTTCGATAGAAGCCCACAGAATACTTGATTGTGAGGAAATTGCGCCTTATTGTAGACGAACGATTATTTCTCAGAAAATGTAAAGCCTACTGGgccaaaaaacacaaaacacaaaaatactatgACAGAACTATCTACCAAAGTTAAAATGAAGTGAATGTAAACAATAAAAGGCAACCGTACCCATACTATACCCATGGTggactataaaaggccccggcatgaaaaatataaaacaatgagaaaactaacgacgtAATCTATTACATAACAATttacggaaaacaaatatgacagacataaaccaacgacaacaactgaactaCAGGCTGTTGACTAGGAaaaggcacatacagaatgtgcaTGACGGAGTCATTTGGAATATTATACATGGATGTGCTGCATAAAACTGCCCATTGCATAGTTGCATAGTGAACATGGAATGAATCCGGACCGTTTGTAATGCGCCTGGATTCTACTGATGTGAGCCACATGACTTGGAGGAAATATGGGGTACAGAAAGTAAATCCATCTTGCACAAAATAAatcagaggcagatttaggggggggcgggcaccccccccccccccctttttgggaaaaattttggttgcttatatagggaatcactggagcgggccccctcttaggtcagtcagtgggcccccacttatgaaaattcctggatccgccactgcaaatggtttttttttctccgaCTTGTTTCTGACAAAcgagaacaaataaaattgagaaaggaaatagggaatgtgtcaaagcgacaacaacccgaccatagatcaGACAACAGCCGATGCATATGTGTGTGTGCCTTGACGGAAATTTACAAATCTACTTCcgtaaataaaactaaatcGAGCACTATTCGGTAATATTAGGAAAGACTAAGCTATAATGGTATTTCTCATGATCACTAATTATGTTGTTttagaattcaatttgaaaaatatataatttacaagTATGTTTAAAATTCAGtacaacaatatattttattatgaataatCTTTATATTATTACGTGTGTCTCGAGACCTGTGTTTCCTGAACAATGCCATAAGGATCGCGCGCAgatgtaatcaaaagctgcgctAACGTAACAAATTATTTCCCATATGCGCGCAATTATAATGCACAAGAACACAAGAGTAGACGACTAAATTTGACAAAGTGTTGTCATAAACTTTTTAGAATTACTCggttatttgaaaattaagattCGATAACTTATATTCATTGAGATAAAACGGCAATAATTGGAGAGAAAAAGGGGACTGATGTAAACAAGAAAACACGATaaagtgaataaaataagttagTAATTGTAGCGATAAAAAAGAAGCTTTTTAATGAAACTGAGAACTGTATAGCACGATCTGGTTTCCATAGTTAAAGAAGTTTTGGttgtatagatatatatatagatttatattataCTTTAACCCACGGTGATAACGATATTCAACATGTCAGGTAAGGTGGCTGTGGTCACTGGTGCTGCCCGAGGCTTTGGGAGAGCATTTACCGAAGCATTACTGAAAAGAGGAGACAAGGTAAATAATGTTAACCTTTGTtatgtgtttgtatatataaatcgTGTAATATGACCTTTTTCAAAGGTCAATATTTCGTACTATGAGTTCAAAGATAAATATTCCCAAAAAATAATCTCCCCATATAACTAGAtcgaatatttaaaaataaccacATCTCGAAAGCAAGATAGATGATGGTATATGTttgtcatataaataaatacacaatttgATTTGTCTTTGTCATTCACATTTTAACTTTCTTATTAACACCTACAGTTTACAGGTGAAATGGAGGGGTCGTCTCAAAGATAAAATCATTCAAGAATAAAATTGgttacattttcatatttgactGAACGGTATTgggttattattttgtaaaagggACTGGATATGCCTATTGCAGATTTTTCTTGTTGTTTCTTTCTCTCATAtgataattttcttaaattatataTCTTCAAGTATAAATAAATACCTTATACTTTCGACTGAATACTCAGTGTTTTTTGGactttaaatcatattttaaagttaTCTTACAATATTTTCCAGGTTATGCtacatatataataacaaatttcGCACATGCGTATAAATAGTGGATCTCCTTGGGGTCTAAGTGTGACtcgggattgccgattttttgtaagggTGAcgcgtgaaagtcaaattattgtggcgTGAAAACGGAAAATaaagtctagcgggacacgggaaattacaaaaaaaaaaatgagattttttgttatataaattatcatttaGTTGACCGTTATACCttttttcatgcttgtatcaagATTTTTTGCATAATATCTCCCACTACAACAGTCCACTgtcattttatgtttatttttataaggagatatttgaaaatttatatgtataaataaactcatcatagataccaggactaaattaagtataGATGCCGGACGCGACGGTTTCGTAgatacaaaagactcatcagtgacgctcgaatccaaaaaagttaaaaagaccaaataaagtacgaagttgaagagcattgaggaccaaaattcctaaaagttttaccaaatacagctaaggtaatctataatGTATCACTAAAAGTACACATAGAAAGTCTTGAAAAACGAATTTTCTTCaaatcattaaattaaaaaataatcgaaaattaaattaaatgcaCAAAACTAGAGCTTAAAATTGTACGAAAATGACAATTGGGGaaagattacattttttttagcgATAACGATAAATTGATTTGCCAACGAAGAACTTTTCAGCGTTCAACTGTAcatggttttctcgtttgaatggttttacacttgcaattttggggccctttacagcttgttgttcggtgtgtgccaaggctccgtgttgaaggccgtaccttgacctataattgttaacttttataaattattatttggatggagagttgtctcattggtactcgtaccacatcttcctatacctatATGAGCAtaggaaaataaatattcataaccAAGTAACGAGGCATTAAAATACGTTTCATCCAGCAATTATCATTCCAAACATGTTCCCCTTTATACCTGGGACAGTGATGTTACCGCACAACTTAAaagtaaactataaaaatccGTGGACAAGGTCCTAATCTATCAAAAAGATACAAAGCTCAAAAACAACTTATAAAACCACTAAAATTACCGATCTGGGAGAACTCGCAGTTAATGAAAtcaactttatatatgttttcaatCGAAGGAATTTTTCACTCGTTTTGTCGGATATTAAACAGTACAGTTCCATTTAACAGGGGCCTCCGTAGCCGAGTGGTCTTCGTATTAACCACTGTAATCACTAGCAAGTAAACAcagaggttgtgagttcgaaccccgcCCTTGCAGGTGCACTCAACTCCAATCCTAATTGAAAAGGACTGTCAGTTTTCCTACCGACGGTCGGTGGTTTTTCTCCGGGTAAAAACTACTCCAGCTTCCTCCACCACTTaaaactggccgccacgaaATCGCACAAAAGCACTGCAAAAGGTGGCGTTAAAACAACGAAAATCATAAGTAAAAAAATCCAATTAACAGACCTGATATTATATGttcataatattgaatatacagaTTATATCCTTTCGTCTTTAGGTATGCTTTTGTGATGTCGATGTCCAGCAAGGGAAACAAActgaaaatgaattaaaacagAATTTCGGAGACGATAATGTGCAATTTCTACCATGTGATGTCCGAAAAGACGAAGAATTCAAAGGTAACagggcaaatgtagaaaattggaTAAAAGCGGAAAAGATCAACGATTagtttttatttactttctaTTTTAGCCTCCCGCTTTCATATTTACCTGTGTGTTCATTATATTATTCTTCGCAACTTATCTTGGTCACTGGTCCATAGAACTTCTTTTTATAGGTTGCTACTTTTAGAACCCCCTTGTTTCTATTCACTCCTCCACCACTGTTTCTTGTATAATCCACATTTGATGTTTACTCTTTATGAGCATCAATTCACAGCAAAGTCAATAAAGAACCATGGATTGATCTCAGGTCAATCAGATAGGCCATTTGTTTCTGTTCCACAACTGATGACCGAGTCCCGTTGTGTTGTTCACGTTTAAATCATATAAGTTGCAGTCAATATTGAAGGTTCGTTTAAAAGCAGATACGTTAATATTTCTTCTCTATGCCAAAGACAATTCCGAATTCAGAAATAATCATGAATTATCTTACCCTGAAACATCACCGATAGTTTAAACAAACACCAACTCCGACTCCTTTTGTGGCACCTATCGCAATGCTAATGACTGTTTAGTGAAAAAACATTTGGCGGTATCATAACTGAGAAAGGTGACGTGTTCGCAAATAGCTATGCCCTTCGCCCACGGCATAGGTATTAGTCATCTGCGAAAAAGATATCCCATGAAGTGCAACCAATCATGATAACCGGTACTTTCGTAAAATTACTTGAACTTGCTCTTCCCCATTTAGAACACTTGTTTCGAGTTTTATTGAAGCAACAACCCTCTGTTACTGAAATCATAGTTGGAAACCCAAATCATAAATAATAACGCATTTAATCACTGACAATCAGACTTGACTCGAATTCACAGTTctgtaatcattttttttcaaaatgtatgatATCGCAcccttaaaatatatttcacttcTATATTTCAGATTTCTTTAACCGAGTGATTCAGAAATACAACACCGTTGATATAATGGTTAACAATGCTGGAATCATGAATGAGAATCAATGGAGAACCACCATAGATATTAATTTAGTGAGTGCACTTCTGGTTTTGTTGCGAAATTTTTGGGTATCTGTTTTCAGTTGGGATATTCCAAATGAGGGTTAACCAattattatttgaacttaaaaaacAGTGGACTTTTATAATTTACCTGGCCCAACATGAATCTTCTGAAACTTCGAGCCAAATTCAATCAAACTTGACCACACTCATCACACTCATCATTGATGTGTCTAGTTGAAAAATATATGCCGATCAACACGACGAAATGGCTGAGATAGAACATATGGGAGAGAATGTATCATATGTTTACATGTTCAGTAACTACTAGTCTGCAGATTGATTATTGCGTtcaaaaagtcaattttgttttattttggattCAGAAAGATAAAGTTAGCAGCTCCTTTCGATTGacatatttcagaaaaaaaaatgtttctacaATGTACTTTTATATAGATAGGCTTCTTGcatgtttttgtaaaagttaactggGAATAATTCATATTAGACAAACTCAATGACATACTGAAAACTTAAGTTTGAATAAGTATCTAACTTTAGAAACAGTGTACTTTTATAAGCTTACCAGGCCCACAATGAAATTCTTTCCTCGAAAACTACAGGTACAGTTTCAATCAAACTTAGCCACATTCAACATTGATGTATCTAGCTTAAAATATGTGTCCAATGTCCCCGCCCGCCATCATGACTGACATGGCTGGAAATAAACATACATGTCAAAAGCAAccggtctttgcatcggaaatacACACATtgattctaaaaccagttgtggGCATGGTACGGGTTATTATGGATCGACACTAAGCAATTGCATTGTTacgtttttgtaaatatatctgTCCTCGGATCCCTAATCCAATCACCTATATGAATACGGCATTATCAAATACTCATATATTGCAGTCATTGATAAGAAagacaaatgaatataaaaataaatacataggCATGAACATTGtaactaatattttttcaagCTTTTTGAACTTTTTAGACAGCAATGGTACACGGGTCTTTGTTGGCAATGGATCATATGAAGAATAGAAGTAATAGTGGAGGTTTAATTGTGAATGTTTCATCCTTGGCAGGTAAGACAAATATTGCCTATATACTTACCGGTAAATATCTACAACTACCAGGAACATTACAATTAATATGAAATACCGAAGGGTTAATCGGTCATAAGCCGGTGGTCACTTTAAACTATGATCAAACACAATAACTGTATGGCACACAAAAGCACACCCGAACGAGAAAAGAAGAAACAAAATGGCGCTCAAAATCATAATCAAACGTAAAGTGATAAACCAAAaggcaaacaaaacaaaaggcaaacaaaacaaaaggcACAGAAAGTCATAAACAAAAGAGATACcgactttagaaagttgattttttacAGAAACCTCgataatattaaagaaaaattattcGAACGGTAATTTACGGTccaaaaaataaactttccCGTGTCTTTTCCTAACGTAAATTGTACTTATCCCTTGTCTATTGTTTCTGCACTTaactagatataggaaaatgtggtataagtgccaatga
Above is a window of Mytilus trossulus isolate FHL-02 chromosome 4, PNRI_Mtr1.1.1.hap1, whole genome shotgun sequence DNA encoding:
- the LOC134713828 gene encoding 15-hydroxyprostaglandin dehydrogenase [NAD(+)]-like, whose protein sequence is MSGKVAVVTGAARGFGRAFTEALLKRGDKVCFCDVDVQQGKQTENELKQNFGDDNVQFLPCDVRKDEEFKDFFNRVIQKYNTVDIMVNNAGIMNENQWRTTIDINLTAMVHGSLLAMDHMKNRSNSGGLIVNVSSLAGVMPVSFCPAYTASKHGVVAFSRSWARQPELKRNRIRITCLCPSFAETDIIKGTDDRVVGPELARKALKITGIMVIDRVTEAFLRVLDDADNNGKVMVVTPKIMDYHTFYDPKL